The DNA segment GCAGCTCGGCGGTGCCGGATTTCGCGATCGTGCCGATCAGCTCGACGACCTCTTCGCGGGTCATGCCGATGCCGTTGTCGCGCACGGTCAGCGTGCGCGCCTCAGTGTCCGCCTCGATCTCGATGTGCAGGTCGGAGGTGTCCGCTTCCAGGCCGTCCTGCAGCTTGGCGAGGCGCAGTTTGTCCAGCGCATCGGACGCATTGGAGATCAGCTCACGCAGGAAGATGTCCTTGTTCGAATAGATCGAGTGGACCATCAGCTGCAGCAGCTGGCGTGCCTCTGCTTGGAATTCAAGCGTCTCCATCGTCACCCGTTTCCGTCATGTCCGAAGGTGTTTCCGCGCCGATCGTATGACGTCGGCCGCGCGTGCCCGATCAGGAGGCGTCGAACCACCCCTTCCCGCTCGCCCAATGCCGCACCCAGCCCGCGAAACCGGCCGCCCCGCCGAACGGCGTCGCGCCCTCCCCGGAGATCATCCAGACCTGCCCGCGCTGCGGCCCGGAGACGACGAGATGCCAGTACATCCCGCAGCCGTCCGTCCCGAGCACGATCGACCCGTCGTTGAAGACCTGCTCGATCAGGTCCTCGTCGGCGTCCTCGTCCTCCTCCCACAACCACGCCGCGGCCAGCGGGAACGGTCGCGCCAGCACACGCTGCGAACGATCGTCACCCCAGTCGTCCGGCACCTCGGCGAGGGCGACGAGCCCGTAGTCGGGAGGCCCCGCGAACGACCCGTCGGACACCTCGGCGACGAACGTCCGGTAGGGCTCGGGCACCGTCACCCCGTGCTCCTCCTCGAACGCGCGCACAGCGGGCCAGCCCAGCGCCGACGCGCCCTCGTCGTCGGCGTGCAGCGCCTCCCGCAACGCGGCGATGACGGCGGCGTCCGGGCTCCGGTCGATGTCCATGCGAAAGTGATACCAGCCGGGTCCGACAACTTCTCAGATCCCGGTCGCAGCGGGGTGGTGGGTACAGACCGCAGCTCACGCCGAGGGCCCGGCCCGGCGAGCCGGCCGCTACGCGTCCGAAACGCTCCCCGCCCCGGGCGACCTGCGTAAATGGTTGCGCCCCAACCCAACCCCACCCCGCCCCACCGCTCCAGCCGCTCGGCCGCGTCCCGAGCCCACCCCGCCGCTCCAGCCGCACGGCCGCGTCCCGAACCCTCTTTCCCGAGCCCTCTCTCCCGAGCTCCTTTCCCGAGCTCCTCTTCGCCCGCTTCCTTCCTCCGCTCGGCCTTGTGCCTTGTTCCCTCCCGCCCGTGCCTGCCCGGCTCTCAGGCCTTCGCGGGCCCGGAAGGCGCCGCTTCTGATGGTGCGGATTCGGGCGGTGCGGTCGCCGTGGCGGCCGCGTCAGGATGGGATGCCTCGGAGGTGGCCGGGACCGGATCCGCCGGTCCGGGCTCGGTCGCCCGGGGCTTCGCGGGGCCGTTGAAAAGGAGGTTCAGGAGGAAGACGACGATGACGGTCGTGGTGATCGAGCTGCCGAAGATGATCTGGAGCTCGTCCGGCATCTTGCTGTAGAAGTTCGGCGCGACCACCGGAACCATGCCGGCGCCGATCGAGATCGCGATGATCAGCAGGTTGTTGTTGCCGTCGAACTCGACCTTGCGCAGGCTGCGGATGCCGACAGCGGTGACCGTGGCGAACATGACGAGGGCCGCCGCGCCGATGACCGGTCCGGGCACTGCGGCGATCACTTCGCCGAGCTTCGGGATGAGGCCGAGCAGCACCAGGATGACGCCGGCCGCGGTGACGACGTACCGGCTGCGGACCCGGGTGACCTGGACGAGGCCGACGTTCTGGGCGAACGCCGTGTCGAGGAAGGAGTTGAAGACACCGGCCAGGATGCCGGAGAGGCCGTCGGCGGCGAGACCGCGGGCGATGTCCTTCTCGGTGGGCGGCTTACCGACCGCCTGGCCGACAGCGATCATGTCGGCCGTCGACTCGACGTAGATGATCAGCATGACGATGCACATCGAGATGATCGCGGCGGCCTGGAACTCCGGCGGCCCGAAGTAGAACGGCCGCGCCAGTCCGAACCAGCTCGCCTGGCCGACGCCGGAGAAGTCGACGAGGCCCATGAAGGCCGCGACGATCACGCCGAAGAGCAGGCCGAGCAGTACCGAGAGCGACACCAGGAAGCCGCGGGCGAACCGGTTGATCAGGACGATCATCAGGATGATGCCGCCGGCCAGCGCGAGGTTGCCGAGATCGCCGTAGCCGGGCGCCTCCTCGTTGTTCCCGGCGATCAGTCCGGCGCCGGCGTCGATGAGCGACAGGCCGATGACCGTGATGACGGTGCCGGTGACCAGCGGCGGGAAGAGGTGGATGATCTTCGCGAACGGCCTGGCGATGAGCAGGCCGAAGACGCCGGAGACGAGGAACGCGCCGTAGATGGCGGGCATCCCGTACTTGCCGCCGATCAGGATCATCGGGTTGAGCGCGGCGAACGTGGCGCCCGCGACGACCGGCAGGCGTACCCCGAGGATCCTGCCGATCCCGAGGCTCTGCACGATCGTGATCAGGCCGGCCACGAACAGGTCGGCGTTGACCAGGATCGCGATGGTGCTCGCGTCGAGCTTGAGCGCGCCGCCGACGATCAGCGGGACGGCGACGCAGCCGGCGTACATGACGAGGACGTGCTGGAGGCCGAGCACCGCGAGGCGGGCGTACGGCAGGCGCTGATCGACCGGGTGTCGGGTCACCGCTTCGGACATCGAGAAAATCCTTCCGCGTGGAAGTAAAGTCCCGCGGATTCTCGGCCCGGTTTGTTTACACCAATCGATGAAGTGTTACCTGTCGATTAACTTGATCAGCAACCCGGGCCGGCAGCCATCCCGTTCTTGATGACGTAGCCCGAGATATCACCCCGGACGTAGTCACGCAGCTGCGCGATCTTCGTGGGCGCCTCACCGGTGACCGCCTCGTACCCGACGATCGCCGTGTCCACCGTCCGGCAGGTCGCCTGGTCCGCGACCTGCTGGACATCGCCCATGATCTTCTCGGGGTTCAACGCAGCGTAAGAAACGCCGGAAACACTCACCGTGATCGCCGCCGCCATCATCGACTCCATCAACCGCATAGCAGCAGGCTAGTCATCATCACTGAACGTGTCCAACCAGCCGATCGGTCGAGATCAGCGGCACAAAGAGTGACACGGAGAGTGATGCCCCCAAGAGCACGAATGAATACACGTGAGGCCTTTACGCGGTCTATGGGGGTTCTGTACGTTGATTACTCGGAGCAACGGTTTAGTAACGCTGGAGGGATCCCATGCGTCGTGCCGCTCTCGTCCTGACCTTCGTCCTCGCCGGTCTCTGGATCGCCGCGCCCGCGCAAGCGTTCGCGCACAACAGAGTCGCCAGTCCGGCCCTGCACGCCCTGCTGGACGGCCTGACACTCCTGGTCGCCTCGGCGCCGGTGTGGACGGCCCTGCTGTGGACCGGTAGCCGGCGCTGGCTACTGGCAGCCCTCATCGCCGTGGTGCAGATACCCGTCGCGATCATCGGATTCGTGCCGATCGTGAACCCGTACCTGCACCTGACCCTCTTCGTGCTCGCGCTCGGCCTCACGGCCGTCAGCCTGCGGGTGGTTCGCAGCCAGGCACGGGCTACCGCCGTACCCGCACCCACTCGCCACTAGGCGACCGGACGGCCAGGCCGACCACGGCCTGGCCGTCGGTGATCAGCTCGACCTGCGGGCAGCCGTCGACAGGCGGCTGCCAGCAGCCGTCCGCGGCGACGACCGCGTTGTGCCGGCAGTGCTCCTCGTCGACATAGCCCCACGCGAGCAGCAGATCCCGGCCGTCGAAGGTGTAGCGTCCCACCGACTCGACCCGCTCACCCTCGGGACGGCGGAAGAACTCGGCCCGCAGGCCCGGGACCTCCACGCCCTCGAAGGCGGCGTCGTTTTCTACGCGATGAGCGGCATACTCGGACAAATCGGGAATCTGCACGAGGCCAGCTAAGCACGTCAAGGTGTCACGCGATGTGATGTCCATTTAACGTGCCCGCAAGTGAGTCTCGCCACAATGATCCTCGTGGTGACCGAGACGATGATGCCGGTCAACGGCATAGAGGTGTGTGTAGAGACGTTCGGCGAGCCTACCGATCCCCCGTTGCTGCTCCTGGCCGGGGACGCCAGTTCGATGGACTGGTGGGACGACGAGTTCTGCCGGCGACTCGCGGCCGGCGCCCGGTTCGTGGTGCGCTACGACCACCGTGACACCGGGCGATCCACCTGCTTCCCGGTGGGTGCGGCCGCCTATTCCGGGGTCGATCTGATGAACGATGCTCTGGGCGTACTGGATGGGCTCGATCTTCCCTCGGCCCATCTCGTCGGCTTCGCCCTCGGCGGCGGCATCGCGCAACGCATCGCCGTCGAACACCCGGACCGTGTCCTCAGCCTCACCCTGATCTCCACCAGCGCGGGCTCCGGTGAGCCGGCGCCGCCGTGCACCGGCGAACCCGCCCCGCTGACGATGCGCCCGCACCCTTCCGCGCCCATCCCACCGGCCGGTCGTGCCCTGCCTGCCACGCCCGGCCGCCTTCAGCACGTCGTACCGCACCCCGCAGGCAGCCTCCCGCAATCCGCTCCTGCCGCTGCCTCTGCAGGTTCTCCTGCCGCTGCCTCTGCAGGTTCTCCTGCCGCTGCCTCTGCAGGTTCTCCTGCCGCTGCGCCCGCCACGGTGGTCCTTCCCGCGGACGACTCCATCGCGGATGTGGACTGGGCGGATCGCCGAGCCGCGGTGACCGGCCTGATCGCCGAGATCCGTGAGCGCGGCGGCCCCTTCACCGCGGCCGAACCGCAGCTCCGACGCCTCGCCGAGCGCGTCTTCGACCGGACCCCCGACCTGGCCGCGAGCCGTCTCAACCACCAGCGAGCGGGATACGGGCCCCCGGTCCGCGATCGACTCGCCGCGATCGTGGCCCCGACCGTGGTCCTGCACGGCACGCTGGACCGGCGGTTCCCGGCCGAGCATCCGCGAGAGCTGGCGGACGCGATTCCCGGCGCCCGCCTCGTCTGGCTCGAAGGAGTGGGTCACGAACTGCCGCCCCGAGCGGTCTGGGAGACCGTCCTAGACGAGATCATCCAGCCGTAGGGGCGTGGGCCTTCCGGCATGGGCCTCCGGGCGTAGGCCGAAAGTTCTACATCGGAACCCACGGATACGACCCTGGTCCGATGCGCCGGGGCCGGGCGAAGCGGGATGCTGGGCGGCATCGCCGAACTGGCATCGCCAAGCCTGGAGGAAACGATGACCGCGGCTCCGCTCGCCCATGCCGACACCCTCGTCCTCGACTACCTCGCCGCGCTCTGGGCGGCCAGCGACGACCTCACGCCCGAGGCGAGAGACGAGCTGATGAACACCGTCACCGGCTACATCGCCCTGCGCCACGACCTGGCCGACGACCCGGCCCGCGTGATCAGCCGCTTAGGCCCGCCCGAACAGCTGGCCGAGGCCGTCCGCCGAGGCGGCACCCCGACCCATCTGCGCCTCCCTGCGCCGTCCTTCCCGCCGTCTCCGCCGCGCCCTTCCCGTGGCACCGGCGCCGACCACGCAGCGGTGGCCCTGCTGATCGCGGGCGCTTTCATCCTGCCCGTCGTCGCTCCCGGAGCGGGCATGCTGATGGCGACCGGCTCCGCAAGCTGGACCCCCGCCCAAAAAGTCGCCGCCTGGGTTCTGACCACAGGCTCAGTAGCAGGCGCGCTCCTGACAGCCCTGGTCGTCGCCGGCTTCAGCAGCGGCCTGGGCCTCCTGGTCCTCTACATGGGCGCTTGCGCAGGCTCGGTGATCGCAGGCCTAGCACTACTGGCCGGCCTGAGACGCTGACCACCACGTCACGCCCAGTCCTGCCAACGCCCTGTCCCGCCAACGCCCTGTCCCGCCACGCCCAGTCCCGCCACGCCCAGTCCCGCCACGCCCTGTCCCACGCGGCAGGCCGAGTCAGCCCCAGAGACGCTGACCACCCCCGCCACGCCCTGTCTCCCCTGCCACGCCCTGTCCCGCCGCCAGGCCATCCACGCGGCAGGCCGAGCCAGCCCAGGCGCGGTTCGTCACCAGGTCGCGCCGTCCGGTTCGACCAGCGTCAGGTCCGACCAGCGTCAGGTCCGACCAGCGTCAGGTCCGACCAGCGTCAGGTCAGCCCCGGCGTCAGGTCAGCCCGGCTTCAGGTCCTTCCAGCGCGAAGTCCGACCAGCGGCAGGTCGGCCCAGCTTCAGTCCTTCCAGCGCGAAGTTCGACCAGCGCGAGGTCCGACCAGCGCGAGGTCCGACCAGCGCGAGGTCCGACCAGCGCGAGGTCCGGCCAGCGCGAGGTTCGACCAGCGCGAGGTCCGACCAGCGCGAGGTCCGACCAGCGCGAGGTCCGACCAGCGCGAGGTCCGACCAGCGCGAGGTCCGACCAGCGCCGAGGGCTTTTCGATCGCGGGCGGGGTGCGGGCGGTGCTGAGTGCTGGGTGCTGGCAGATCAGTCGCTTCACGGGGCGGTCGGCGGCAGGTGGGTCAGAGGCGGATGCGGGCGATCACCGGCAGGTGGTCGCTGCCGGTTCGCGGGAGTGTGCGGACGCTGACGACGGTCATGTCGGCTGCCATGACGTGATCGATTCGAGCGAGAGGGGTGGCGGCCGGCCAGCTGAAGGCGAACCCGGACACGGCGGTGTTCAGGCGGGCCAGGATCGGTTCGAGTGTGCGGTCGTCGACGGTGCTGTTCAGGTCGCCGAGCAGGAGCACACGCTCCAGCGGCTCAGCGGCGAGGGCGGCGGTCAGCTTGCGGGCGCTCTCGTCCCGGCGGGTGGATTCAAGACCGAGCGGATTCAGGCGTACGGAGGGAAGGTGCACCACATAGACCGCCACGTCACCATGCGGGGTGCTCGCCACCGCGCGAAGACCACGGTTCCAATCCGGGCCGAGCGAGCCGGGCCGGATGTCGAGGAGGCGTGCCGAGGAGAGCGGATACCGCGACCAGAGCCCGACCGTCCCCTGCACGGTGAAGTGGGGATACCTCTCACCGAACGCCGCGGCATAGACGGGCACCACCTCCGGAGTGATCTCCTCGACACCGACGAAGTCCGGGCCGGAGGCGATCAGCGTCCGAACCGTGCCCACCGGATCGGGATTCTCGTCGCTGACGTTGTGCTGCACCGCGACGAGGTCGTGCGGGACGTCATCGGGCGCGGGAACGATCCGTGACCCGAACATCCCGAGCCAGATCACGAGTGGGAGCAACACCGCGATCAGCGAGCGGAGAGTGCGGAACACCGCTACTACCAGCAGAAAGGGGATCGCCAGACCGAGCCAGGGCAGGAACGTCTCCAGCAGACTGCCACCCGGCACCGCTCGATGAAGGAGAAGCATGGCGGCGACGACTACTGGCACCGCGCCATCGTGCCAGGCCCGCGCACCTCCGGATCGGGATCGGCTATGGGCGGGGCTCCGGGACGGGCAGGATGGGGGGTATGCGACTCGTGTCCTTGCTGCCGTCGGCTACTGAGATCGTCTACGCCCTCGGGCTGGGGGACGACCTGGTCGGCGTGACGTTCGAGTGTGACGAGCCGGCTGCCGCCCGGTCCGAGAAGGCGGTGGTGGTCGGCGGGCGTGACACCGGGTCGATGACACCGGCGGAGATCGACGACTACGTGCGGACGCAGATGGCCGCTGGTGGCGATCTCTACACGTTGCACGCCGACGCGCTCGCCGGGCTGGCCCCAGACCTGATCCTCACGCAGGACCTGTGCCGCGTGTGTGCGCTGCCGTCGGGACACGTCGACGACGCGCTCGCTCATCTGGGGTGCCGCTCCGACGTGCTGTCCCTGGATCCGCACACGCTGGACGAGGTTCTTGCGACGTTCGAGGAGGTCGCGCGGGCGGTCGGCGTACCGGAGAAGGGCAGTGACCTGACCGCTCGCCTGAAGCAACGTCTCGCGCGGGTGGCCGCGGCGGTCGAAGGCCGCGCGCGCCCGAAGGTGGCCGTCGTCGAATGGGTGGATCCGCCGTTCGGTGCGGGCCACTGGGTGCCGGATCTGATCACGGCGGCGGGTGGCGAACCGGTGGCAGCGCGTCCGGGGCGGCGATCGGTGCAGATGTCCTGGCCGGAATTGACCGCGCCGAAGCCGGACGTCGTGCTGGTCACGCCGTGCGGTTACCACTTGGACGGGGCGGTCCGGCAGGCCGAGGCGGTACGCCGGCACTTCCCGGACGCCGAGATCTGGGCGATCGACGGCGACGGTCTCGTGGTGCGCCCGGGACCGCGACTGATCGACGGTGTGGAGGCGATAGCGGCGATCCTGCATCCGGAGGCCGTCCCGCCCGCGCCGCCCGGCACCGTCGCCCGAGTCGCGTAAGCCGCCTGAGTTCGTGGGCCGCCTGCGAAAAACCGCCCGAGTCGCCTGAGTTCCTGGGCCGCCTGCGAAAGCCGCCGGTCGAACGGGACTACTGGGTGACGAGCGCGGCGGACCAGCGGCTGCGCGCCGAGTGCCGGACCCGCGACGCCTGGTAGAGCCACGCGATGTCCCGGCCGAACGACCAGGTCAGCGACCCGAGCGCGATGACGAGCGCGGCGACCGCGAGCCAGACCGGCAGCAGTCCGCTGACCACGACCGCCAGCATGACGCCCTGCTGAGCGGCGACGACCTTGCGCCCGAAGCGGGGCGGGAGCGCCGCGTTCAGCCAGGGCAGCGCCCACGAGGCGGCGACGAAGAGGTAGCGGAAGGCGCCGATCGCGAGGGCCCACCACCCGAATTCGAGGGCGGCCGCGACGCTGAGCACCAGGATGAGGAACGCGTCGACCTCCATGTCGAACCGCGCGCCGAACGCCGAACTGGTTCCGGTACGCCGGGCCACCTGCCCGTCGACACCGTCCATGGCCAGCGCGACCGCCGCGATCGTGACCAGCAGCGCGGCCGGGACGACGACACCGGACGCGGCCGAGGCGACGAGGGCGAAGACGCCGCCGGTCAGGATCGCGCGTCCGAAAGTGACCATGTTGGCCCAGCCGAGCGACGGCAGGGCGGCGCGGTTCAGCAGCCCGCACAGGACGACACCGAACGCGACCCCCGCCACCCATCCCCAGCTGCTCAAGCCGGAGTAGACCGCGAGGACCGCCAGCAGGACGAGCTGGGCGGTGAAGCCGGCCAGCGGAGCCCGGGATGGACTCGTCGTGGTCGTGGCGGTACTGATGGTCACCGTTCCTCCTGGACGTAGGGTTTAGCCGCTGTCCCCGATTGACACGCTCGCGGGGCATGATCGGTTCACAGAGAGGACCAACTCCTTGTCGAAGTCGGCCCGTGCCTTCTGGATGACTTGCCCGGGAACGGGCGAGATACGCACCGTGGAGCTGCCGGATCCCGGGCCGGGTGAAGTCCTGGTGCGAACGCTCCACTCCGGGGTGAGCCGCGGCACCGAGACGCTGGTGTTCCAAGGTCGGGTGCCGGAGAGCCAGTGGTCGACGATGCGCGCGCCCTTCCAGGAGGGCGATTTCCCGGCCCCGGTGAAATACGGCTATCTGAACGTCGGCGTCGTGGAGGCCGGCGTCCCCGATCTCGTCGGGAAGACCGTTTTCTGCCTTTTCCCCCATCAGACTCGGTACGTCGTACCGGCCACCGCCGTGACTGTCCTCCCGGACGGCGTGCCCGCTGATCGGGCAGTGCTGACCGGAACCGTGGAGACAGCGGTCAACGCGGTCTGGGACGCACACCCGCAGCTCGGCGACCGGATCACCGTGGTCGGCGGTGGCATGGTCGGCCTCTCGGTCGCGGCGGTCCTCGCCGGTTTCCCGGGCGCCGACGTCCAACTCGTCGACACCGACACCAGCCGAGAGGCGATCGCCACGTCCCTGGCGATCGGCTTCGCCACCCCCGGCCGTGCTCGTGAGGACCGCGACCTGGTGATCCACGCGAGCGCGACCCAGGCCGGGCTCGCCCGATCACTCGAACTTCTCCGCCCCGAGGGCACGGTCGTCGAGCTCAGCTGGCACGGCGACCGTCAGGTGGCGATCCCGCTCGGCGAGCACTTCCACTCCCGCCGGCTCACGATCCGCAGCAGCCAGGTCGGCGGCATCCGCCCCGATCGGCGCCGCGACTACGCCGACCGGCTGAAACTCGCCCTGAACCTTCTCCAGGACTCCCGCTTCGAAGCCTTGATCAGTGGGCGGTCGAGCTTCGAGGACCTGCCGAAGACACTCCCCCGGCTGGCCGACGGTTCACTGCCGGCCCTCTGCCACGTGATCGACTACCCCGGCGGGAATTGATCTTTAAGGACCGGGGTAACCGTAGTACCGGCTGTTCCTGCTGACCTGCTACACCCAGGGAGACGATCACTTGTTCAGCGTCACCGTCCGCGACCACATCATGATCGCGCACAGCTTCTCCGGCGAGGTCTTCGGACCGGCGCAGCGTCTGCACGGCGCCACCTTCGTGGTGGACGCGACGTTCCGCCGCCCCGAACTGGACGACGACAACATCGTGGTCGACATCGGCCGGGCCGGCGAGCAGCTGCACACGATCTGCTCCACGCTCAGTTACCGCAACCTCGACGACGACCCGGAGTTCTCCGGCGTCAACACCTCCACCGAGTTCCTCGCGAAGGTCATCGCCGACCGCCTGGCAGTCCGCATCCAGGCCGGCGAACTAGGCCCCGGCGCGACCGGCCTGACCGGCCTCTCGGTAACCCTGCACGAGTCACACATCGCTTGGGCAAGCTACGAGCGAACGCTGTGATCCTGCACGCGGTGCTGCCGGGCAACATCGACGACCCGGCAGCCCCGAGTGGCGGCAACCGCTACGACCGCGAAGTCCTCCGCCGCCTGTCCTCCCTTCCGCAGATGCCCTCAGCGCAGTCGAGACCGGCGCAGCCGAGTCCGGGGCAGTCGGCTCCGGGGCAGCCGAGTCCGGGGCAGCCGAGTCCGGCGCAAGCGGCATCCGCGCCGACGGATTCCTCGCGTGCGTCAGCCCCTCGGGGTATGGCTGTGCGCGAGATAGCCGTCGCCGGTGACTGGCCCCGCCCTGATCAGGGCCCGCGAAACGCCGTGGCCGCAGCCCTCGAATCCATCCCCGGCGGCGAAACCGTTCTCCTCGACGGTCTGGTGGCGTGCGCGATCCCCGACGTCCTGGAACCGCATGCAACCCGTCTTCGCCTGGTGATCCTGGTCCACCTCCCCTTGGCCGACGAAACCTCCCTGTCCGAGCAGGAGGCCGCCGAACTCGAACTCCTCGAGCGCCGCGCCCTTCACCTCGCCTCGACCGTCATCGCCACCAGCACCCAGGCAGCCCGCCGTGTCGAACAGTTGCACGGCCTGTCCGGCGTTCACGCAGTCCCGCCAGGGGTGGACCCGGCGCCGTCGGCCGTACCGTCCCCGGAAGGCGCCCGCTTCCTGACCGTCGCGTCCCTCACCCACCGCAAGGGCCAGGACGTCCTGGTAGCGGCCCTCAAGCAGATGTCACCGCTCCTGCGCCCCGCCGATCCCGCGCACCCGGCGAAGGACCCGGATCAGGCCGCACCTCCACAGACCGCCGGACCCGCGCGGCCAACTGCACGCCCTCAGGTGGCCTCGGCCTCGCACGAAGCCGCATCCCCTCAGGCGACCTCCGCCTCGCAGGAAACCGCATCCCCCCAGGCGACCTCCGCCTCGCAGGAAACCGCATCCCCTCAGGCGACCTCCGCCTCGCAGGAAACCGCATCCCCTCAGGCGACCTCCGCCTCACAGGAAACCGCATCCCCCCAAGCGACCTCCGCCTCACACGAAGCCGCATCCCCTCAGGCGGCCTCGGCCTCACCGGAGGGCGCCCCGCCGTGGACGTGCACCCTTGTGGGCGCTGGTCCGGCGGTGCCGGAGGTGATTCCCGGCGTTCGGCTGGCCGGTCCTCTCACCGGTCCCGCACTGGACGCCGCCTATGCGAACGCCGACCTCTTCATCCTCCCTTCACGCGCCGAGACATACGGCATGGTCGTCACCGAGGCCCTGGCCCGCGGCCTCCCCGTAGTGGCCACCGACGTCGGCGGCGTCCCGGAAGCCCTGGGCACCACGCCCCAAGGACCACCAGGCCGCCTCCTGCCTCCCGGCGACCCGGAGGCCCTCGCGCGGACCCTGCACGAGTGGCTCACCGACCCCGCCCTGCGAGACCGCTGGCGCGCCGCGGCCCGGATCCGCCGCGAGCACCTGACCAGCTGGGACGAGACCGCGAGGCAGATCGCCGCAATCCTCGACCCGGCACGCAGAACGCTACGCCGCCCGGCCTAACACCAGCATGACGACATCCGTTCGGCCCGTGTTAGGCGCCCGAGAGCAAGCTGCTTCCTGACGACAGACGCCCGACGAAACCGGCGGCCCGGTCACCTGCCACGGCCGCCACGATGGACGGAGATTCACGATGACCGGAGAGTTCAGCCCCGATTGGCTCGCCCTGCGCGAGCCCGCCGACGCCGACGCGCGTGATTCCGGTCTGCTGCGCGAGCTGCCCACCGGCATCACGGTGATCCGGGATCTCGGCTGTGGCACCGGTTCGATGGGCCGCTGGCTGGCACCCCGCCTCCCGATGCCGCAGCACTGGATCATGACGGATCGCGACCCGGCGCTGCTCCAACTCGCCGCCGACGGGATGCCGCCGCAGGTCACGGTCAGCACTCACCTGCGCGACGTCACCGACCTCACGGTGGAGGACCTCGCCGGCGCCGACCTGGTCACCTGCTCGGCGCTGCTCGACGTCCTCACTGCCGCGGAAGTGGAGGGACTGGTCGCGGTCTGTGCCGAGGCCCGGGTCAACGCCCTCTTCACCCTCTCGGTGACCGGCGAGGTGCGGCTCGTCCCGGAGGATCCGCTCGATCGGGAGGTGGAGGCGGCGTTCAACGAGCATCAGCGCCGCAAGACCGGTGGGCGGCGGCTGCTCGGGCCGGACGCGCCGGCGTTCGCGGTTTCCGCGTTCGAGAAGGCGGGCGCGCGCGTGGTCACAGGGGAGAGCGCGTGGCGGCTGGGTCCGGCCCGTCCGGACCTGACCGCGGA comes from the Actinoplanes sp. OR16 genome and includes:
- a CDS encoding SMI1/KNR4 family protein, translating into MDIDRSPDAAVIAALREALHADDEGASALGWPAVRAFEEEHGVTVPEPYRTFVAEVSDGSFAGPPDYGLVALAEVPDDWGDDRSQRVLARPFPLAAAWLWEEDEDADEDLIEQVFNDGSIVLGTDGCGMYWHLVVSGPQRGQVWMISGEGATPFGGAAGFAGWVRHWASGKGWFDAS
- a CDS encoding nucleobase:cation symporter-2 family protein is translated as MSEAVTRHPVDQRLPYARLAVLGLQHVLVMYAGCVAVPLIVGGALKLDASTIAILVNADLFVAGLITIVQSLGIGRILGVRLPVVAGATFAALNPMILIGGKYGMPAIYGAFLVSGVFGLLIARPFAKIIHLFPPLVTGTVITVIGLSLIDAGAGLIAGNNEEAPGYGDLGNLALAGGIILMIVLINRFARGFLVSLSVLLGLLFGVIVAAFMGLVDFSGVGQASWFGLARPFYFGPPEFQAAAIISMCIVMLIIYVESTADMIAVGQAVGKPPTEKDIARGLAADGLSGILAGVFNSFLDTAFAQNVGLVQVTRVRSRYVVTAAGVILVLLGLIPKLGEVIAAVPGPVIGAAALVMFATVTAVGIRSLRKVEFDGNNNLLIIAISIGAGMVPVVAPNFYSKMPDELQIIFGSSITTTVIVVFLLNLLFNGPAKPRATEPGPADPVPATSEASHPDAAATATAPPESAPSEAAPSGPAKA
- a CDS encoding alpha/beta fold hydrolase → MSLATMILVVTETMMPVNGIEVCVETFGEPTDPPLLLLAGDASSMDWWDDEFCRRLAAGARFVVRYDHRDTGRSTCFPVGAAAYSGVDLMNDALGVLDGLDLPSAHLVGFALGGGIAQRIAVEHPDRVLSLTLISTSAGSGEPAPPCTGEPAPLTMRPHPSAPIPPAGRALPATPGRLQHVVPHPAGSLPQSAPAAASAGSPAAASAGSPAAASAGSPAAAPATVVLPADDSIADVDWADRRAAVTGLIAEIRERGGPFTAAEPQLRRLAERVFDRTPDLAASRLNHQRAGYGPPVRDRLAAIVAPTVVLHGTLDRRFPAEHPRELADAIPGARLVWLEGVGHELPPRAVWETVLDEIIQP
- a CDS encoding endonuclease/exonuclease/phosphatase family protein, with translation MPVVVAAMLLLHRAVPGGSLLETFLPWLGLAIPFLLVVAVFRTLRSLIAVLLPLVIWLGMFGSRIVPAPDDVPHDLVAVQHNVSDENPDPVGTVRTLIASGPDFVGVEEITPEVVPVYAAAFGERYPHFTVQGTVGLWSRYPLSSARLLDIRPGSLGPDWNRGLRAVASTPHGDVAVYVVHLPSVRLNPLGLESTRRDESARKLTAALAAEPLERVLLLGDLNSTVDDRTLEPILARLNTAVSGFAFSWPAATPLARIDHVMAADMTVVSVRTLPRTGSDHLPVIARIRL
- a CDS encoding ABC transporter substrate-binding protein, which codes for MRLVSLLPSATEIVYALGLGDDLVGVTFECDEPAAARSEKAVVVGGRDTGSMTPAEIDDYVRTQMAAGGDLYTLHADALAGLAPDLILTQDLCRVCALPSGHVDDALAHLGCRSDVLSLDPHTLDEVLATFEEVARAVGVPEKGSDLTARLKQRLARVAAAVEGRARPKVAVVEWVDPPFGAGHWVPDLITAAGGEPVAARPGRRSVQMSWPELTAPKPDVVLVTPCGYHLDGAVRQAEAVRRHFPDAEIWAIDGDGLVVRPGPRLIDGVEAIAAILHPEAVPPAPPGTVARVA
- a CDS encoding CDP-alcohol phosphatidyltransferase family protein gives rise to the protein MTISTATTTTSPSRAPLAGFTAQLVLLAVLAVYSGLSSWGWVAGVAFGVVLCGLLNRAALPSLGWANMVTFGRAILTGGVFALVASAASGVVVPAALLVTIAAVALAMDGVDGQVARRTGTSSAFGARFDMEVDAFLILVLSVAAALEFGWWALAIGAFRYLFVAASWALPWLNAALPPRFGRKVVAAQQGVMLAVVVSGLLPVWLAVAALVIALGSLTWSFGRDIAWLYQASRVRHSARSRWSAALVTQ
- a CDS encoding zinc-binding alcohol dehydrogenase, with amino-acid sequence MSKSARAFWMTCPGTGEIRTVELPDPGPGEVLVRTLHSGVSRGTETLVFQGRVPESQWSTMRAPFQEGDFPAPVKYGYLNVGVVEAGVPDLVGKTVFCLFPHQTRYVVPATAVTVLPDGVPADRAVLTGTVETAVNAVWDAHPQLGDRITVVGGGMVGLSVAAVLAGFPGADVQLVDTDTSREAIATSLAIGFATPGRAREDRDLVIHASATQAGLARSLELLRPEGTVVELSWHGDRQVAIPLGEHFHSRRLTIRSSQVGGIRPDRRRDYADRLKLALNLLQDSRFEALISGRSSFEDLPKTLPRLADGSLPALCHVIDYPGGN
- a CDS encoding 6-carboxytetrahydropterin synthase, translated to MFSVTVRDHIMIAHSFSGEVFGPAQRLHGATFVVDATFRRPELDDDNIVVDIGRAGEQLHTICSTLSYRNLDDDPEFSGVNTSTEFLAKVIADRLAVRIQAGELGPGATGLTGLSVTLHESHIAWASYERTL